In Helicobacter mastomyrinus, the sequence TCTTTTTCCAAGCCTGAAAATGGCTCAAAAGACCAATTTTCTCCCGTAGGCACGACGTCAATATGCCCAGCAAAGCATAAATGAAAAAGTGCGCTTTTATCAGTATTTTTAGGCATTATGGCAAAAAACAGATTTTTCACTCCTGCTTTTTCTTGCTCGATGATGAGGCTATCAAGCCCTTTACTTTGCACGATGGGTTGGAGCTTATCTAAAATATGCTTGTAAATCCCACATTCTTTGGGTGTGATGGTGGGATAGGTAATCAATTCTTGTAAGAATGTAATAGGCATAGGCAATCCTTGATGATGATTATTTAGAGAGGTTTTGGGTTTATTCATCGCTCTCCTTTGGGTTGTGGGCTGTAGATTCTGTAGGATTTGTCTGTGTAGGGATAATCTCCGCTCCTAAAGACCTATAAATGCGCCCTACACGACCAATGAAGTTTGGGCTAAGGTGCAAGTCCTCCCTATAAATGCTATCATCTATATAAAAATTTTAGCCTCTAAAAGCACACTTTTGGCTTCTCCTAGCTCTAAGACATCATACAAATCGCACATAAAAGCGACTTTTACACCTTTAGGTATAGGAGGATAGCCTGATTGCACGATTTCAAGCGGTATGTCAAATTCAATTGCCTCACTCATATTAAACTCAAGCTCCGCGCTACTATTATGCAATGCTTGAATATGCGAAATTTCGCACATACTGATACTTGCTTTGTGCGTGTGAAAGATATTTTTAAAACTATCTTTTTCTAATCCATCGCTTTTTTGCATCATACAGATAGAAAAAATAGGCGGATTCACACTAATAGGAGCAAAGAAGCTAAAAGGCGCGAGATTTACTCCACCATTGGGGAAAATCGTGCTTACCCACGCAATAGGTCGCGGCGTGATCGTATTACTCAAAATTTTATAATGCTGTAAGGGTGTGGTTGAATGTGCTTCAAGTATCATTATTTAGCCTTTTGTCATTATTTTTTAGCAGATTTATAGTGTGAGTGATAACCTCCTGTGGTGTGATAAGCGTCATACAACGATGATGAGTGAGGGGACATTCACGCTTTTTGCACGGCGCACAAGGCACATATTTGCAGAGTAGCACCCATTGTGGAGGATTTTCTATAATGTGAGGGGATATAGAATCTTGCGTATCTCGCATATTTGCAGCACTTTGAATCTCTAAAGTGTGATTTTGTGCCAGGGGAGCGGGGCTATAAGGGGCTGTCTCATCAATATTTGTGGGTCCAAAGATAGCTATCATTGGGACATTTAAGGCAGCAGCAATGTGCATAGGTCCGCTATCATTAGTGATAAACACATTCATCGCGCCGATGTAGTCAATAAGCTGCGTGAGGCTTGTTTTATCTGTGAGATTATGAAAAACTGCGCCTGTGGGTGATTGATAAAAGATTGGGCGATTTCTACATTCGCGCGGGATTGCTCACTTGAGCCAAAGAGATAGACATCATAGCCTTGTGTGAGAAAATGCTTAATAATATCAATAAAATATGATTTTTCCCAACATTTTGCACTGCCAAAAGCGGCTCCGGGATTAATCCCTATAGCATAACTTTTTGTAGGGAGCGTGATAGGCGAGGAGATGAGATGAAGCGGCTGTGTGGCAAGGTAGGTAAGAATCTCATCGTGCGAGATTTTTATATGTGAGTGATTAGAGAGATTTATAGAATCTTTTTTGTGTTTATCATTTTTATATGCAAAATCTTGTATAAAATCTGCGCTATTCTGGGTTTTGATCGCATAATTTTGCACTTGTGATAGTGGAGTGATAAGTTCAAGGTATAAAAGCACTTGGTGTTTGAGTCTATTTTGATGATATTTGTGTAAAGTAAGTGGGTGAGAGAGGAGGAAGTTTCGGGCATTTTTACCATAGCCTATACGCAAAGGGCTTTTGCTCCAATACAAAAGCAGGGCAGAAAAAAAGGTATTACTAAAACTAATGGCAATATCGTGTGTGCCTATTTTATTAGCAAGTGCCTTTGTGGCGATGATTCTACAAGATGCGGCTTTGGTATTGTCTATAAAAATGGCTTTCACGCGTTTATCTCGCTCATAGATTCCACAACTCGCTTTCGTGCCTACAAGGGTAAATTGCGCTGTTTCAAAGCTTTTTTTAAGCCATTCAAATGCTGGAGATACCATCACACTATCGCCTAGCCAATTTGGCAGGCGTAAGAGAATGCTTTTAACTTGAGATGTGTGGATATGGCGTATATCTTTTGTAAAAAACACTTTTCCTTGCACTCCGTATAGTGATATTTTAGACTTTGATTATAAGCGTATTGTAAGCTAAAAAGCTAAAAATCTGTTAGCAAAAGGCATAATTTTCTTAAATTACTTTTGGAATATAGTTAAAATAAAACATTTTTAAGGTAGAATGAAAGCTTTTATAAAATTTGAAGTAAAGGCATTACTGCTAGGAGGTTTGTAAATGGCGTTGGTTACCCCTCGCACATTGAGTGGATTCAGAGATAGATTGCCTAAAGAGGCACTCGCAAAGACTATTTTATTAAACAAATTAAGTGCTGTATTTATGAGCTTTGGCTTTGTGCCTATTGAAACGCCACATTTAGAATATGCCGATGTGTTAGTAAAGCAGGGCAGCGATGAGATACAAAAAGAGCTATATCGTTTCAAAGACCACGGGGGGCGGGATGTCGCTTTGAGATTTGATTTGACCGTGCCTTTAGCGCGCTTTGTATCGCAATATAAAAACGAAGTGGATTTGCCTTTTAAGCGATTTGCTATTGGGAATGTGTTTCGCGGGGAGAGGGCGCAAAGAGGGCGATATAGGGAATTTACGCAATGTGATTTTGACTTTATAGGGAGTGATAGTATATCTTGTGATGCGGAGATTCTGCAGGTGATTTATGCTTCGCTCGTGGGGCTTGGGATAGATGAATTTACTATTTGGCTTAATCATCGCAGTATCCTTAATGGAATCTGCGAGTATTGTGGCGTGAGTGGGCAAAAGGATATAAATAGCGCTTTGCGTATTATTGATAAGCTTGATAAGATTGGTAAAGATGGCGTGGGGGCTGAATTGCAACGGGAATTACGATTAGGTAGCACTCAAGTTGATAAACTGCTAGAATATACTTCAATCAAGCAACAGGGTGATAGTGAAAGCTTTTTTAAACAAA encodes:
- the hisS gene encoding histidine--tRNA ligase; its protein translation is MVTPRTLSGFRDRLPKEALAKTILLNKLSAVFMSFGFVPIETPHLEYADVLVKQGSDEIQKELYRFKDHGGRDVALRFDLTVPLARFVSQYKNEVDLPFKRFAIGNVFRGERAQRGRYREFTQCDFDFIGSDSISCDAEILQVIYASLVGLGIDEFTIWLNHRSILNGICEYCGVSGQKDINSALRIIDKLDKIGKDGVGAELQRELRLGSTQVDKLLEYTSIKQQGDSESFFKQIAFMAEWNDSIKKGLDDLKALYEVLALLQMDRDTYRVNFSIARGLGYYTGIVYESTLNALKSIGSVCSGGRYDNLTRTFSKEKMSGVGASIGIDRLLAALEELELLDKKATSARALIVCMDMAYFGYAHTLAESFRRSKVSIEVYPEVSKLKKQFGYANTKGHEFVMVIGESEFNSKTLTLKNMTSGMQMDNISFLKALTLVQEDEEAEMKI
- a CDS encoding flavin reductase family protein, with product MILEAHSTTPLQHYKILSNTITPRPIAWVSTIFPNGGVNLAPFSFFAPISVNPPIFSICMMQKSDGLEKDSFKNIFHTHKASISMCEISHIQALHNSSAELEFNMSEAIEFDIPLEIVQSGYPPIPKGVKVAFMCDLYDVLELGEAKSVLLEAKIFI
- a CDS encoding glycosyltransferase family 9 protein, with translation MFFTKDIRHIHTSQVKSILLRLPNWLGDSVMVSPAFEWLKKSFETAQFTLVGTKASCGIYERDKRVKAIFIDNTKAASCRIIATKALANKIGTHDIAISFSNTFFSALLLYWSKSPLRIGYGKNARNFLLSHPLTLHKYHQNRLKHQVLLYLELITPLSQVQNYAIKTQNSADFIQDFAYKNDKHKKDSINLSNHSHIKISHDEILTYLATQPLHLISSPITLPTKSYAIGINPGAAFGSAKCWEKSYFIDIIKHFLTQGYDVYLFGSSEQSRANVEIAQSFINHPQAQFFIISQIKQASRSLLTTSAR
- a CDS encoding glycosyltransferase family 9 protein, with amino-acid sequence MNVFITNDSGPMHIAAALNVPMIAIFGPTNIDETAPYSPAPLAQNHTLEIQSAANMRDTQDSISPHIIENPPQWVLLCKYVPCAPCKKRECPLTHHRCMTLITPQEVITHTINLLKNNDKRLNNDT